In the genome of Flavobacterium panacagri, one region contains:
- a CDS encoding murein L,D-transpeptidase catalytic domain-containing protein, protein MKSNLFFFFLLSIFCTAFACRNKEEKPTVSKSSKPIYSYEEKLKNEVTEIRRFLGKSPKYNSDVAFFLDMKIESGRNRFFVYDLKHNKLLDKGLVGHGSGSETGIYGELKFSNVKNSNCSSLGKYAIGGSYTGRFGKAYKLYGLDKSNSNAFDRNIVLHKYEDIPFEEQRYPICNSLGCPMVNEKFFNVLEKQIDNSKKKIILVMYY, encoded by the coding sequence ATGAAAAGCAACCTTTTCTTTTTCTTCTTGCTCTCGATTTTCTGCACCGCATTTGCCTGTAGAAATAAAGAAGAAAAACCAACAGTCAGTAAAAGTTCAAAACCGATTTATTCCTACGAAGAGAAACTAAAAAATGAAGTCACTGAAATCAGGAGATTCTTGGGGAAATCTCCGAAATACAATTCAGATGTTGCTTTCTTTTTAGACATGAAGATAGAATCCGGAAGAAATCGGTTTTTTGTTTATGATTTGAAACACAACAAATTACTAGATAAAGGTTTGGTTGGACATGGTTCTGGTTCCGAAACTGGCATTTATGGAGAATTGAAATTTAGCAATGTCAAAAATTCCAATTGCAGTTCGCTTGGCAAATACGCCATTGGTGGTTCCTATACAGGAAGATTTGGAAAAGCCTATAAATTATACGGTTTAGATAAAAGCAACAGCAATGCCTTTGATCGAAATATAGTCCTACATAAATATGAAGATATTCCGTTTGAAGAACAGCGATATCCAATCTGCAATAGTTTAGGATGTCCTATGGTAAATGAAAAATTCTTCAATGTACTCGAAAAACAGATTGATAATTCTAAAAAGAAAATTATCTTGGTAATGTATTATTAA